The genomic DNA CTTGATCTCGGCGGCGGAGGCCTTGCGGCCTACTCCGAGCACCTTGTAATAGTCCAATAGGCCTTCTTCCCGCCTCAGGAGATGCGGCCCGTCAGCGGATCTTGATGCGCACCGCGCTCTCTCCTGCTTCGCGCGATTTGGGAATGCGGATGTGCAGGATCCCGAGCTTGTACTCGGCCAGCGCCTCGGAGGCCTTGACGCCGGGCGGCAGCGGGAAGGAGCGCTGGAAGACGCCGTAGGAGCGCTCGATGCGGTGGTAGTTCTCCTGCTGGATCCCCTTCTCGAGCTTTCGCTCTCCCTTCAGGGTCAGCGTGTTGTCGACCAGCTTGATGTCGATCTCCGAGGCGGACAGTCCCGGCAGCTCGGCCGACACCACCACGAACTCGGGGGTCTCGTAGATGTCCACGGCGGGGGCCCAGGTCCCGGCGTCCGCCGCGCCCCCGTAGCGCGAGCGCGACATGGCGTTCTCGATGATCTTGTTCATGCGGTCTTTCAGGGCCAGCAACTCCTGA from Candidatus Polarisedimenticolia bacterium includes the following:
- a CDS encoding Hsp20/alpha crystallin family protein: MTVVQWDPLQELLALKDRMNKIIENAMSRSRYGGAADAGTWAPAVDIYETPEFVVVSAELPGLSASEIDIKLVDNTLTLKGERKLEKGIQQENYHRIERSYGVFQRSFPLPPGVKASEALAEYKLGILHIRIPKSREAGESAVRIKIR